TCACTGTTTTTGGCCAAACTGATTGCAATTAACATCTTTTGTTTCATCCCACCAGAGAGTTTAAAAAAAGATTTGTTTAAATTGGCATTGATGTCCAATTTCATCTCATTTGCATAGTGCATGATCTCTTCAATATTCACATTTGAACTGGCGTGAATATATTTCATTAACTCATTCAAACTCAGTTTAATAGGCGGAGGTAGTTGAGGCACAAATGCAATGGAGTCTAAAACCTTTGTTCTGTTTTTTATAGGATCAAGCCCGTTGATATGAACTGATCCTGAACTTGGATGATAGTAGCCCATAATTGAGCGTATCAGTGTTGTTTTACCTGCTCCATTGGGACCCATTAATGCCGTATAATCATTTTTTTTAATTTGAGTTGTTACATTATCTAAAGAGATGTGAGAACCAAACTGTTTTGTTAAATTTTGAATATCAATCATTTTATATCAACCCTTTTAATCTGAAGTCAAATTTTAAAGCATCAGAGTGACATACATCTATACATCGTCCGCATAGCGTACAGTCTGCACCTGTGACATACTGTTTTTTAATCCCTTTCTCTTTTCTTTGTTCATCATATTTTGCTTTGGTCAGTTCTAAGACTTGATTCTCAAAACAGACATCATGACACACCATACAGTGATCACAATTGTCATTCCATTCAACTCTTAATCCACTTATTTTTCCTATATAACCATACGTTGTTCCAATAGGACAAATATAGGTACACCAAGCACGTCTTGAATAAAAAACTTCAATTAAAAATATGATTAAAACCCATGAAAGAGCTAAACTCCAACCATAGGCAATAAAACGACTCAGAATTCCCACAACATTAAAAGTTTCAAATACCAAATAACCACTTGTAAATGCCATAATCATAAACATTATCCAAAAAATATGTCGAACTCTGTGGTCAAATCTTCTCTCTTTGATTATTTTTTTGTGCACCAAAGTATTGTGGATTTTTTCACCAATTTCACTCAATAATCCATACGGACAGACCCAAGCACAATAGCTTCTTCCTCCTATCAGTAAATAAAAGAACAAGATGGTTGTTGTTCCAATAATGATATTTACTGGCATATGGTAAGTGGCAAGGTACATTTGAATGGTTGTGAATGGATCAATTAAGTGAAAACCTAAGAATCTAGAACCATTCAAAGTTCCTTCTAATGTTTGAATATCAATTGCAAACGATAAAAAGAATAAAAGGTGAATTGAAATGATCACAATCCATCGTTTCATTCTGTATGAAAATTTTGTTTTTCCATCTTTGGTTTTATCAAAAAATGTCGATATAAAACTTGATTTGTTTATTGTCTCTTTGTTATTCCATTTGTCCATTTTATATCTCCTTATTTTAAAGCATCTTGACGTGCTTTAAATTCTGAAATCTCTTTTGCAAACTCTTTTAACTCCTCTTGTGAAAGATTCATTAACAAGCCTTTCATAATGAGATTCTCTTTTCTTCCTGCTTTAAAATCATTTAGTTTCTTTAACAGTGTCTCTTCACTTTGGCCAATAATAGCTGGTCCCATTAATTTTTTACCATTTTGGGTACCTGAACCATCAACGCCATGACATGAAGCACATTTTTTTCTATAGCTGTTACTTACTTCAAAAGAAGAGGTATTTCCTGCTTTATCTCTTAAAGCTTTTAATTTTTCTTGACCAATATCTTTCTCTTTGATCGGTTCAATTTTTGCTTTTTGTTCCAGTGTTTTTAAATCTTCAATAATATGTCCTGCTTTACCTCCTTGGTATGCGGGACCTTTTAAAAACGTATAAATCATTAATCCTAAAACAACAACAGTTGCTATGAGCGCTATTGTTCTTTTCATTTTAGATCCTTGATTTGTTGATTAAACTCATAGATTTCGGTTGCAATTCTTTGTATCTCTTCTTTCGTCATTTGATTCACTAAGTCAGTCATTAAAACATTGGCATCTTTGTTGTTTCTAAATTTCATGATACTTTCATAAATAAAAGTATCATCTTTACCCAACAGTGAAGGACCAATTACACCGTTGGCATAATCATTATGACAAGCTGAACATTTCACAATAAACTCTTTACTGAGCCGTTTGACCAACATTGAAATTTTCACCTCTTCATAAGGACTTCTTACATGCATGTTTGCATCAATTGAATTTCGAGGTTTGACTCGAATGGCAGCATCTTTATTGGCAGGTTTTGCATTGGGGTCATATTCACTTTTAATTCCGTAGTTAAAATAGTAGGTTTCATTCTCTTTTGATTTTTCATTTTTTAAAGCAACTTTGATCTCTTTTGTATTTGAGCTCTCTTCAACTTCTATTTTAAGTGGTTCTTGTGTTTGTATCATTTTTGCATTTGTTTTTTCATCTTTTTTTTCACCACAACCTGAAATCAGTAAAATAACTGCCAGAGGGAATAAAATATTTTTAATCATGAGTTGCTTCCTTTTATATAGTAATCGTCATATGACATTCTTGGTTTTATTACAATGGCAGCTTCATTAGCAGGGCATAACTCTTCACAAGCACCACATCCAATACATCCATCATATACTTCGGGTTTTTTCCCTTCCCCATCACCAATCATTGAAATAGCACTTAAAGGGTTTGGAATAGGGCACATGTCTGCACAAATGGTGCACTGTTTTCCTTCAAATTCATCAAGCTTGTTAAGCAAATCTATTTCAAGTTGAGTGACATTATTTTGGTTATTGGTAAAATCATGAACTCTTTTACTGTGCCCTTTGGGTACGGGTGTATTCGTTCTTGCCAGACATCGGTCTGGAAACTCTAAGACGGCAATCCCCATTTTTATATCTTCGGGTTTTTCAGTTTTATGATCAAGTGCCCCACTTGGACAGGCTAAAACACAAGGAACCGCAGTACAGGAGTAACATCCTCTTTCTCTTGCATCAATATAAGGCGTACCAATACCATGCCCTTTGGCCATATCAGAAAGTTTAATCGAATGATACGGACAGACTTGTAAACATTGACCACATTTGATGCATAAAGCTAAAAACTCATTCTCTTTTACTGCACCAGGTGGTCTTAATCTCATCTCGGCTTGCAAGGCATAAGGACTTATTACCATTCCTGCTCCAAGTGTTAATCCCAAGATTCCCAATGTTGAGAATTTTAAAAACTGTCTTCGGTCTTCTTTTATATTTGCCATTATCAAATCCTTATTGCTTAAGCTTTGGTTGTGTATCTTCCATTAAAAATACGGGTTCACTAAATGGAGCCAATTTTGCAAGGAAGTTGAGTAAAGAGATTACAGGAGAACCATAAAAAAACTTCACATCTGAATTATAGACCCAAAGTTGGTCTGCATATTGATAGACTTTATGCGGAGTATCTCCTATATTATCGCCATTTCTGTCAAATCCTTCATAGTTGTCCCAATAATTATTCACAATCTCATTTTGATGTGTTCTTGCTCCTCTGCTGTCATTTACAATATCTTCAATATTTCCTACAATAGCATTTTGTTTAATTACATTATTCTCACTTAAAGAGTGAAAATGAATCGCTTCTGAGTTGTATAAAATATGATTGTTCTCTATCCAGTTATTTGTATCTGGTTCAAAAGGAGATCGGTCCACATAAACCCCAATTGCATTATAAATAACAGTATTGTTTTTTAATGTAAAGTTTGAGACATCTTTAAGTCCAATCCCCATGCCTGTAGCACCCAAAGAACTCTTTACCACATTCCCTGTTGCAATGGTGTCTTTGCTGTACATAAAAAAGATGCCAACCGAGTTAAACTCATAGGTATTGTTATGCACAAAATTCTTTCCTGCATACATAAAGTGAAGAGAGTATCGGTTGTGTTCGCCATAATTTTCTGTGATTTGATTTCCGTGTGAATACCATACAACCATATCTCTTGATTTTACCAATCGATTTTTTGTAATAATATTGTCATTGGAATACCAAATTCTTAACCCATCTCCTCGAAGCCCCAGAGGTAAACTCTTTGAGGTAATATTGTTATTAGAAATAATCGAGTTATTTGTTGTTGCCATATCAATTCCAAATAATGAGTCTCGTATGATACAATCTGAAATTTCCGATTGTTGCGAGTTTTCTATTCGAACACCGGCATCCACATTTTCATGTCGACTTCCACTGTTTTGGATGGTGAGATTTTTTAAGGTTACATAAGCACTGTTGATGGTTACAACAGTACCTTCCCCTAATCCATCAATAATCACACCATCTTCTTTCCCTATGATTGAAAGTGGTTTATCAATTGTTATTTTCCCTTTATATACCCCTTTAGGCAGTTTTAAAATAGAACCTTCTTTGGCTTTATTAATTGCCTCTTGCAACAAGTTTGCATGACAGAAGTTTATAAAGAGTAAAAGCGTTGCGATTAAAATTTTTAACATCATTAAACCTTATAGTTCATACCTGTTTCTCTCATTGCTTTGTTTTTTGACAGAATTGATAACAGTGAAAAAAAGCCAATGGCTAAAATCACATAAAAGCCAATTGTTGGGTACGAGTGTGTTGTAAACTGCGCAATTTTTCCATCTCCAAAGACGGTGGGCATAAAGGGTTTGATTTTAAATGCTCCCCAATCATGTAGGTTATGACCAAACCAGTATAACCAGTAGGAGTAGTCTGCAATAAAAATTAAAGGAAGAGCTGTTGGTATATACATGAAATAGGTCAATATTTTTTTATGAAACAGAATAAAATAGACCATAAACAGTGAAAGACCCAATAAAGCATAGATACCAATTTCTCGTTCAAATATTCCCCCTCTCCACATTGGATCCATTCCTACGTAGTGGTTAATGGTATTCATCTCATGAACTTCTCCACTGAACCCATCAAAGTGAAAAAATACTGGGATTCCTTCTGGAAAAGCTTTTTTCGGATAATTGGGTGCTTCAAGAGAACAGGACCAAATAGGAAGTGAAGCAACACCTATCTCTGCAGCATTCTCTATCATCTTTTCCAAATCATTATGGGCTTCTTTGGGGGTTGTTGTACTTTTGTATCTGCCTTGATTATAAAAATTCCATGTTTTTATTGCTAAAGGAGATATCTCTTCAATTCTATCTTCATCAATGGCATTTAATGTGCCATGAAAAGCAATCATGGGAAATGTAAATGCAAGTGTAAGCAGTATCAGTGCGAGTGAAGCATAGACTTTTGATTTAATAAAACTAGAATGCATTTTTATCCTTCTTTAAATAGAACCCATTTTGGTTCTTTGTTTGAAAAGTTTTAAAGTATAATTTAAAAGAGTAATTCATACTTTACGACTTATAATAAAAGTACTACAATTGGTACATTATCTTATTGATTCTTATCAAAAAAGAGGGAAAACTTTTTGTTTTCCTCCTCTTTTAATAGGATTTTAGAAAAGGTTGGCGTTTTCTTCAATCCATTTGAGATATTCAATAATATCTTTTGTCTCTTCTTTCGTCATATGTTGATTAGGCATTTTTAAATTGAAGTAGTCAATCATCCCTTTCACATATGGATCATCATACATTTTTTCAGGGCCTAGAATAAAGTTACTGACCCATTGTTCACCATTTTCATGTCTGAGTAATACTCCTGTTAAATCAGGACCTGATGAAACTTTTCCAATAACATGGCAACCATTACAACCGCCTTCAGCAAAAGCAACTTCACCTCTTGCAGCAGCAGCGCTTTGTTTGGTTGCTATTTTTCTTACTAAGACATCTTTGGCTCTGATACCAACATCAGCTGTTTTAACCATCAATTGCCAAATCATATTTTCAAACAGAATGGCTTTTTCAGTATCTCCTGCTTTTAAAGCCTCGTTTGCTTTTTTCTTTTGTTCTGGGATTTGATTGTATTGGTCAAATGCATCAGTGACAAGGTTGGCAACGACTTTATGGTCTTGATAGTTGTTGTCTTTTAAGAATTTTACAACCGATTGAATGACCGCATCAGTTGAATTATTAACTGCAACTGTTTTATCGTATTCTGCTTTTAACTCTTCTGCTGACATCGATTTCATTTTAAGTTTTTGAGCACTGACATATTTTTTATTTGGGTCTTTAACCATCATATATCCCATCATTTCCAAGTGAAGTGCTGAACAGAATTCTGTACAATAATATGGGAATACCCCTTCGATATCTGCTTCAAACTCTAAGGTTGCTGTTTCACCTGGCTCTAAAGAACCATGGATATTATAGTTGTCAATGGTAAACCCATGTGTTTCATCTTGTGCTCTTTCAAGATTGGTCATGTGAATAGTGACATGGTCACCTTTGTTTACCGTGATTCTTTCTGGATTGATATGAGATCGCACTAAAGTTGCATATACTGTAACATTTTTGCCGTCTCGCTCAATTCTCTCTTCACCTGCAAGTGTTTTCCCAATATGTTGTTGACCTGTTTTAGAGTTTGTACCCATTTTGTATCGTACATGAGGGTGAAGTTTACTTGCTCGGATTGCAACTGCTTGGTGAGGTTCTCCAAGTGGCAGAGGCATATCAACAAGTAAATCCATGGTTTTACCGCTAATATCAATTAATTGGTGATTTTGAGGATGCAAAGGCCCCACATTTTGGAATCGATCAATGGCTAATTTATTTAAAGCGATGATATAATCCCCTTGTGGATCCGCTGATTTTCCTTCCATACCTGCTAAGTGACCAATGTTGTAATGTACGTTCTCTTTATCAATCACTTTAAGCTCTTTGAAGTTCCATTTTACAACTTGTGAGTCAACATACAATGAAGTATAGATTTCACCATCAACAGGAGAGTATTGGTTATGCAAAGGCCCAAGACCTAATTCAACTTGTCCATGTAATGATTTTTTCATATCTAAAATAGGAATACCGTATGGATCTTTCCCTGCAAACTCTTTGTTTTTAATCAGTTTTTGGATTTTTTTAAAATCATAAACAGAGGCATGTGTATCGAGTTTTCCACATACAACTAAGTATTGTCCTGTAGGATCAACATCGACACCATGTGGTGATTTTGGTTCAGGAATTAAAAACAGTGCATCGTTTTTAACTGCAATATCAATAGGAATAACTTTATGGTCATTGATGATTTTTACATTTTTTGGATTTTTTGCCAGTTCAGCCAGTTTCTCCCAGTTGTAAACATGTAAAAAGTCCGTGTCATTTCTTGACATACCTGCTTCATTTGGTGGCATACCTACTTCAATTCCACCTGTATACATTTCAGTATTAAATGAATTAGTAAATCCCCAACCATAACTCACACCCTTACCTGCATCTGATAAATCTTGGTGATAAGGAGGGAACTCAATCGTGAATGAATCTTTTGGCATAATTCGACCGATTTTATTATCAAATTTCCACATGGTAACACCACCTCTGTACGTCTCTTTGTACTCTTCAATTGGATGGTAAGCATTATCATATGGTGCAGCATATTGTGATGCTTCAATAATATACTCAGAGTTTGGAGTAAAGAATGCTCCACCGTGATCTGATTTAAAGACTGGGTTTGGAACGATTTGTTTTGTTTCAAAATCTGAAAGATCGATAATCGCAATTCTTGGATTGGCTTTGTCATTAATTGCCAACCATTTTCCATCATATTTTCCATCAATTTCTGACAGTGCTGGATGGTGCGTATCTCCCCAATTAATTTCTCGACCTCTTATATTCCCTTGTCGAAGGACCTCTAAGGAATCTTTATCAAATCCATATCCTTGCCATGGTTCAGGTGTAAATACACCGATGTATTTTAGAATTCTCATTGACGGAACACCATAAACAATGACTTGTCCTGATTGTCCACCGGATGAAAAAACAACATATTTATCTTTTACACCTGTTGGGTTGTAAGTTTTTGCAGCTCTGATAACATCAATTTCAGATAAGCCTCTCTCTTTCATGACTTTAGATAATTCATTGGTAGCTCCAGAAGCAACTGAAGCAGTTAATGCTGTACCTAAAACAAGTGTAGAGAGTTTAATGTGTGACTTTTTCATATAACTTCTCCTTATACTTTGTCTGATGACACCTAAAGTATACTACTGACTAAGTAGACTTTTTTAATTGATTAAAATCAATATCAGAATCAGTTGGTATTTAAGACCAACTTAATCTAATCAACTAATGTTTAATCTTAAAAAGCATTATAATACATGTGGAGTTTCTTTTGAGTCGCTGCGTAATTTTTTAAGAAAATTTCTGAAGGTTATGATTATTTGATCATATATCCAAGTTTTGAAACAGTTTGAATGATGTCCGTATCTAGTTTCTTTCTGAGTTTAAAAACAAGGTTTTTTAGGGCACTGAGTGGTGCTTCTTCATAAATATATAATTTACTTTCTATTTCACGTTTAGTGACTAAGGTACCTCTATGTGCCAATAATATTTCTATAAATTCCACTTCTTTATTTGTTAAAAGAACACTTTTGTTTTTATGACTGAAAGTTTTATTACTGTAATCATACAAAGTATCTTTATCAAAATGTATAATGGTTTTTGAGTTTTTAAGCAGCGTTTTTGCACATCTTGTTAATAAATCAGAAAGACAACTTTCTCTGATGGGTTTTACAACATATTCTACGAGAGATAATTTGATGGATTCCAGTAAGAAAGTTTGGTCTGTATATGCACTGGTGACAATTATTGGAATCTCTTCATTCTCTTCTCTGATCAGTTTGATTAAATCCAAACCATTGATGATGGGCATTTTCAAATCGGTAATAAGAATGTCAGGTTGGTGTTTTTTATAAAGGTTTAAAGCCTCTTCTCCATTGGAAGCTGTGTATACTTTCTCAACATAAAGTAATAAAACTTTCTTAAAACTTTCTCTTAATTTGTCTTCATCTTCGGCTAATAAAATAGATGATTTTTTGAGTATTATTTCATATTTTTCTGTCAATTTTGATTCCCAGTGAGTTATATTCAGCGAATTATGATAGCATTATTAGTGTAAAAAACCATTAAGGCTTTCATGTTAGAGAATTTTAGTTTTACCAAAAGATATATTTTAGCACTGAGTATTATTGCTCTTTTATCCATTTTAGCATTTGTGAATTTAAGTAAACTGTTAACGATACAATCAAGCGATGCACGCATTGTCAATATGAGTGGTAATCAAAAAATCATTACACGAGAAATTGCCTATTTTGCTATCTATTATAAAATTGATCAACTCAAAGATAAAATAGAGGAGATGGAGAAAACCCATAATGAATTGATTTCATTGGAAATGTCAGAAGCGTTGAAAAATATTTATTATGGTGAACAAATCAATTTAGATAAGAAAGTTCGTGCATACTTACAACATGCAAAAAGTTTTTATGAAAAACGAGATGGAAAAAGCCAAAATTATGTTTTAAAAAGCTCTGAAAACCTTCTTGTGGATTTAGAAAAAGCAGTTTCAATCTATTTGGAAGAGGCACAAGCAAATACAAAAAAAGTTCAACAAGTTGAAACCTTTATTCTTATTATGACACTTTTAACGCTTCTTTTTGAAGCCATTTTTATCTTTATGCCAGCAAATAAAAGTATCAATAAACGAACCAATGAATTAATCAGAGAAAAAGAGTTTTCAAATGCTGTTATTGAATCAAGTCCCAATGCAATTATCACTTTGGACAGTGATTTAAAAATAAGAACATTTAATAAAGAAGCAGAAAAGATTTTTCATTATACAAAAGAAGAGATGTTAGGTGAGCGTTTTTTGGGTCGATTGATTCCCAATAGTGATATTATGAAGACTTCTAACGTCAGAGAATATCATGAAATTGAAGCTGTTACAAAAGAGGGCCGAAGTTTCCCTGTACGTATATCTTTTGGTACCAGTGGAGAAAACAAAGATATTGCCATTGTTGCTAACATTCAAGACATCTCAAATGAAAAATTAAATAATGAAATTTTAGAACAACAATCTAAATTAGCCGTTTTAGGTGAAATGATTGCAATTATAGCTCATCAATGGCGACAACCTTTATCACAATTAAGTTTTAATTGTATGTATATCAAAAAGAAAACTGAAGATCCAGATATCATAAATGAGTCTATTGAAAATGAAGAGATTATTCAATTTATGTCTGAAACTATCAATAATTTTCAAGACTTTTATAAAAAAACAGATGATGCCATTTTTAATCCTGTTGTTTCAATCAATCAAGCTTTAAAAATTGTGGATTCAATTTTAGAATTACATCAAGTTCAGCTTATAAAAGAGATAGAATCAACAATAAAAATATATGGGAATGCGAATAGTTTAGCACACATTATTTTGTCGATAATACAGAATACCATTGATATTATTCGAGTCAGTAAAGTTACAAATCCTTGCATAAAAATTACTCTTCAAGATAGTCCAAAAAATATAATTTTAAGCATACAAGATAACGCTGGAGGCATTAAAGTTAATCCAATTGATGATATTTTTAAACCATTTCATTCAAAAAAAGAGAAACCTTCCACAGGAATTGGATTGTATATGTCAAAAATGATTATTAAAGATCATTTTAAAGGTTCAATCAGTGCAACCAATAAAGACACTGGAGCAGAGTTTTTAATTTGTCTTCCTCATTAAGTTCACTTTAGTGAACATGAGCATGGAATAAATATTAGAAAATTACTTTAGCATTTCATAAAAAGAATCATCTGAAATCATATTATCTTTATTTAAATAACCCTGGTCTTTAAGCTTTCTTAGTGATCTTGATAATGTTGCAGGTGCCATATTTAAAATATTAGCAATGTCTGAATGTTTTTTTTCAACCAAGATATATGGGGATTCTTTTAAGAGTGAACATACTTTTTGTGTAGCATCAAATACCAAATTACGATGAATGGTTTGTTCCAAAGTCTTCATTTTTTTAATAAGTGATCCCATGAGATGAAATGATAAATGAGCGTTGTTTTGTAAAAGTGAAATAAACATCTCTTTTTTTAAAACGGCAATTTTTGACATACTGCTTGTACTGATTGCTGTTGCAGGAAAAGTGGATTCTTGAAAGGTAGCCATTTCTGCAAAAATAGTTGGTTTATTGAACGTATGCATAATAATTTGATTTCCCAAAGGTCCCGTTTTATAGAGTTTCAAATTTCCTTGAAGTAAAATATAAAACGATTTTGCAACATCTCCTTCATAAAATAGTACATTGTCTTTATACAGTGTGATGATTTTGCAAGCATTGCTTATTAATTGAATCTCTTCATCACTTAAATATTTAAAAAAATCTATTTTCTTTAATATCTCTTTAGGCATAAAAAATCATAACTTAATCATACTTAAGAATTCTTGATTTAAGTCATTGATAATTAAAATCATTTTCATTATGATTTCAAAAAATATGATTTAGGATAGAGATGAAATTTATATTTAAGATACTTAAAGACTTTCCTTCTTATGTGTGGAGTGGTTGGGGATCCATTGCTTCGATTTGTCTTTTTTTTGCTTTGTGGGATTTTGGAAATCAACTATATGGCAACCTTGTTTTACCAAATCCCAAAGAAACAATCGCAACTTTATTATCTGTTATTTTAAATGATGAAATGCTTACAACTATAGGGATTACAATAAAAAGAGCTTTTATAGGTTTTTTTATATCTCTTATATTTGGTTCGTTTTTGGGACTGCTTGCTGGACTTTTTGCAACCGCATCCATGATGAGCAGACCAATTGTTACCATACTTGTGGGAATGCCTCCTATTGCATGGATTGTTTTAGCAATGATTTGGTTTGGTATGAGTGATATGACGGTCATTTTCACAGTAATTGTGGCTTCTTTCCCTATTGTTTTTGTGGGAGCTTTACAAGGAACCAGAACTTTAGAAGGAGATTTAAAAGAGATGGCTGATAGTTTTAATCTCTCTTTCAAAATGAAAATGTTTGATTTATATTTCCCTCATATTTTCTCTTATGTATTTCCAGCTTGGATCAGTGCCTTAGGTATGTCTTGGAAAATTGTTGTCATGGCAGAACTCCTTTCATCAAATGAAGGAATAGGGGCAAGTTTAGCAATTGCTAGAAGTCAATTAGACACACCAATGGCTCTTTCCCTTGTTTTAATTATGGTTGGCAGTCTGCTTTTGATTGAATATTTAATTTTAGAACCAATAAAAAGAGAGGTTGAAGCATGGAGAGATTAGAACAACTATCAGTTAAA
This genomic window from Candidatus Marinarcus aquaticus contains:
- a CDS encoding ATP-binding protein, producing MLENFSFTKRYILALSIIALLSILAFVNLSKLLTIQSSDARIVNMSGNQKIITREIAYFAIYYKIDQLKDKIEEMEKTHNELISLEMSEALKNIYYGEQINLDKKVRAYLQHAKSFYEKRDGKSQNYVLKSSENLLVDLEKAVSIYLEEAQANTKKVQQVETFILIMTLLTLLFEAIFIFMPANKSINKRTNELIREKEFSNAVIESSPNAIITLDSDLKIRTFNKEAEKIFHYTKEEMLGERFLGRLIPNSDIMKTSNVREYHEIEAVTKEGRSFPVRISFGTSGENKDIAIVANIQDISNEKLNNEILEQQSKLAVLGEMIAIIAHQWRQPLSQLSFNCMYIKKKTEDPDIINESIENEEIIQFMSETINNFQDFYKKTDDAIFNPVVSINQALKIVDSILELHQVQLIKEIESTIKIYGNANSLAHIILSIIQNTIDIIRVSKVTNPCIKITLQDSPKNIILSIQDNAGGIKVNPIDDIFKPFHSKKEKPSTGIGLYMSKMIIKDHFKGSISATNKDTGAEFLICLPH
- a CDS encoding Crp/Fnr family transcriptional regulator; amino-acid sequence: MPKEILKKIDFFKYLSDEEIQLISNACKIITLYKDNVLFYEGDVAKSFYILLQGNLKLYKTGPLGNQIIMHTFNKPTIFAEMATFQESTFPATAISTSSMSKIAVLKKEMFISLLQNNAHLSFHLMGSLIKKMKTLEQTIHRNLVFDATQKVCSLLKESPYILVEKKHSDIANILNMAPATLSRSLRKLKDQGYLNKDNMISDDSFYEMLK
- a CDS encoding ABC transporter permease, which produces MKFIFKILKDFPSYVWSGWGSIASICLFFALWDFGNQLYGNLVLPNPKETIATLLSVILNDEMLTTIGITIKRAFIGFFISLIFGSFLGLLAGLFATASMMSRPIVTILVGMPPIAWIVLAMIWFGMSDMTVIFTVIVASFPIVFVGALQGTRTLEGDLKEMADSFNLSFKMKMFDLYFPHIFSYVFPAWISALGMSWKIVVMAELLSSNEGIGASLAIARSQLDTPMALSLVLIMVGSLLLIEYLILEPIKREVEAWRD